A window of the Streptomyces finlayi genome harbors these coding sequences:
- a CDS encoding YtxH domain-containing protein → MRYRLTFIAGLALGYVLGTRAGRERYEQLKRSAQQLARNPAVRNAAESAAQGGREFAGKAYHSVSEKVGDTVGDRVPASVADRMRSLRDRSAHNGGDDWGTTNT, encoded by the coding sequence ATGCGGTACCGGCTCACATTCATCGCCGGACTGGCCCTCGGTTACGTGCTCGGCACGCGGGCCGGGCGCGAGCGGTACGAGCAACTGAAGAGGTCCGCGCAGCAGCTTGCCCGGAATCCCGCCGTCCGGAACGCCGCGGAGTCGGCAGCCCAGGGCGGCCGGGAGTTCGCCGGCAAGGCGTATCACTCGGTGAGCGAAAAGGTCGGCGACACCGTCGGCGACCGGGTCCCCGCTTCGGTGGCCGACCGGATGCGCTCGCTGCGGGACCGCAGCGCGCACAACGGCGGCGACGACTGGGGTACGACCAACACCTAG
- a CDS encoding IS3 family transposase, whose amino-acid sequence MDEAFTGVEAQLGITAACRLTGRSRATHYRRLRPPPPREERAPQVQPSALSDEERAVVLELMNGEEYAELAPAQIWARELDAGRYHCSVSTMYRILREQGQSGERRRQATHPARTVPELVATGPSQVFTWDITKAAGPVKGVWYHAYVIIDIFSRYIVGHTVEAAESATRAEELIRETITRNGIVPETVHADRGTSMTSKKVSQLLIDLGVTRSHSRPKVSNDNPYSEAHFKTTKYMSDYPERFDSLTHAREWFDAFIAYYNHEHRHSGIGWHTPASVHFGTAEEVRDQRAVTLAEAYARHPERFGRRPRPPQIPQTAWINDPAKRREPAPQTP is encoded by the coding sequence GTGGACGAGGCGTTCACCGGCGTCGAGGCCCAGCTGGGCATCACGGCCGCCTGTCGGCTGACCGGTCGGTCCAGGGCCACCCATTACCGCCGGCTCCGGCCCCCGCCACCACGCGAAGAACGTGCCCCGCAGGTGCAGCCGTCGGCCCTGTCGGACGAAGAGCGTGCCGTGGTGCTGGAGTTGATGAACGGCGAGGAGTACGCCGAGCTTGCGCCCGCGCAGATCTGGGCCCGCGAGCTGGACGCGGGGCGCTATCACTGCTCGGTCTCGACGATGTACCGGATCCTGCGCGAACAGGGGCAGAGCGGCGAGCGCCGACGGCAGGCCACCCATCCCGCCAGGACGGTGCCCGAGCTGGTCGCCACCGGGCCCTCGCAGGTGTTCACCTGGGACATCACCAAGGCGGCCGGACCGGTCAAGGGCGTCTGGTATCACGCCTACGTGATCATCGACATCTTCAGCCGGTACATCGTCGGCCACACCGTCGAAGCGGCCGAATCAGCGACACGGGCCGAGGAACTGATCCGCGAGACCATCACCCGCAACGGCATCGTGCCCGAGACGGTGCACGCGGACCGCGGCACCTCGATGACCAGCAAGAAGGTCTCCCAGCTGCTGATCGACCTGGGGGTGACGCGGTCGCACTCGCGGCCGAAGGTCTCCAACGACAATCCTTACAGCGAGGCCCACTTCAAGACCACGAAGTACATGTCCGACTACCCCGAACGGTTCGACTCGCTGACCCACGCCCGCGAGTGGTTCGACGCCTTCATCGCGTACTACAACCACGAGCACCGGCATTCCGGCATCGGCTGGCACACCCCCGCATCCGTCCACTTCGGGACCGCCGAGGAAGTCCGCGACCAGCGCGCGGTCACCCTCGCCGAGGCATACGCCCGCCACCCCGAACGCTTCGGCCGCCGCCCCCGACCACCCCAGATACCCCAAACGGCCTGGATCAACGACCCGGCCAAGCGCCGCGAACCCGCACCACAAACCCCATAG
- a CDS encoding transposase: MTSTNPTGSDPAPRPKRRSFSPEYKLRIVAEYDAAPKNEKGAVLRRERLYHSHVTEWRAARDAGALEKLVDKRTSPARPKKPAAETENEKLRRQVERLEKELARNKAALEVMGKASALLEMISESAD, from the coding sequence ATGACCAGTACCAATCCCACGGGATCCGACCCGGCCCCCAGGCCGAAGCGCCGTTCGTTCAGTCCGGAGTACAAGCTGCGGATCGTCGCCGAGTACGACGCCGCGCCCAAGAACGAGAAGGGCGCGGTCCTGCGCCGCGAGCGCCTGTACCACTCGCACGTCACCGAGTGGCGGGCCGCGCGGGATGCCGGGGCCCTGGAAAAGCTGGTCGACAAGCGCACCAGCCCGGCGAGGCCGAAGAAGCCGGCCGCCGAGACGGAGAACGAGAAACTGCGCCGCCAGGTGGAACGGCTGGAGAAGGAACTGGCCCGGAACAAGGCCGCACTGGAAGTCATGGGAAAAGCTTCCGCGCTCTTGGAAATGATCTCCGAGAGCGCGGACTGA
- a CDS encoding methyltransferase, producing MYGVYATTAVHLAGKHGVFGLLIAEEASTGKIASELGLDEETLDRLLILLDSFGVIEQNEHGAYRISAEMAPFLDPGSSRSVGGFLNHVMNSTLGRLPQLDSYLTAGKSAVDAALPAPFDVMYRTPKLTEEFLEAMWQLTYDVSRELVPMAGLAEVRHLVDIGGASGPFCVAALEATPGLSATVFELPEVGPHVADTVERYGLHGRLDFAAGDFHQDEFPPTECVAFGYILSGWTDEIGLELLRKAHRACVDGGRVLIMDRLFDDDRRGPLPTAVMNLSMHVEAKGRHRTAAEYVGLLESAGFVDCEVHRTSQDKQLVIGHKR from the coding sequence ATGTACGGCGTGTATGCGACCACCGCGGTGCATTTGGCGGGCAAGCACGGTGTTTTCGGTCTCCTCATAGCCGAGGAGGCGTCCACCGGCAAGATCGCCAGTGAACTCGGGCTCGACGAGGAGACCCTTGACCGGCTGCTGATCCTCCTCGACTCCTTCGGCGTCATCGAGCAGAACGAGCACGGTGCGTACCGCATCTCCGCGGAGATGGCGCCCTTCCTCGACCCTGGGAGTTCACGCTCGGTCGGCGGCTTCCTCAACCATGTGATGAACAGCACCCTCGGCCGGCTGCCGCAGCTGGACAGCTACCTGACGGCCGGGAAGTCGGCCGTGGACGCCGCCCTGCCTGCCCCGTTCGACGTCATGTACAGGACTCCGAAACTCACCGAGGAGTTCCTGGAGGCCATGTGGCAGCTCACCTACGACGTCTCCCGCGAACTGGTACCCATGGCCGGGCTGGCCGAGGTCCGGCATCTGGTGGACATCGGCGGCGCGAGCGGGCCGTTCTGCGTGGCCGCGCTGGAGGCGACCCCCGGCCTGAGCGCCACGGTGTTCGAGCTGCCCGAGGTCGGCCCTCATGTGGCTGACACCGTCGAGCGGTACGGCCTGCACGGCAGGCTGGACTTCGCCGCCGGTGACTTCCACCAGGACGAGTTCCCGCCGACCGAGTGTGTCGCGTTCGGCTACATCCTCTCCGGCTGGACCGACGAGATCGGCCTGGAGCTGCTGCGCAAGGCGCATCGCGCGTGCGTCGACGGCGGCCGGGTCCTGATCATGGACCGCCTGTTCGACGACGACCGCCGCGGGCCGCTGCCCACCGCCGTGATGAACCTGTCGATGCACGTCGAGGCGAAGGGCCGGCACAGGACCGCGGCCGAGTACGTCGGCCTGCTGGAGAGCGCGGGGTTCGTCGACTGCGAGGTGCATCGGACCTCGCAGGACAAGCAGTTGGTCATCGGTCACAAGAGATGA